A single window of Halotalea alkalilenta DNA harbors:
- the leuS gene encoding leucine--tRNA ligase, whose protein sequence is MDAQYSPFEVERSAQQYWEKNRCFKAVEDANREKFYCLSMFPYPSGKLHMGHVRNYTIGDVIARFQRMQGKNVLQPMGWDAFGMPAENAAIKHRVPPAKWTYDNIDYMRTQLKALGFAYDWDRELATCDVDYYRWEQWFFAKLVDKGLVYKKNSSVNWDPVDQTVLANEQVIDGRGWRSGAKVERREIPLWFLKITDYAEELLADLDQVAWPEQVKTMQRNWIGKSKGVELDFEVAEVAAEHSKLTVFTTRPDTLMGVTYLAVAADHPIARLASELDPKLLAFREECRAGGTSEADMATMEKKGLDTGYRARHPLTGRQVPIYVANFVLMEYGTGAVMAVPAHDQRDWEFATKYGLPIEPVISDLDGNVPDLSEGAYTEHGQLINSGEFDEMLFDEAFDAIAKRLEKEGRGRVRINFRLRDWGVARQRYWGAPIPVKYGPEGQTVALTDDELPVRLPTEVEIDATGSPLKRLRSFYELGDGWTRETDTFDTFMESSWYYARFCCADNMEAMLDERARYWLPVDIYIGGIEHAILHLLYARFFHKLMRDFGLVDCDEPFQRLLTQGMVVAETYYREEPNGAKSWFNPLEVEVTRDDKGRPVSAVLASDGQPVEMAGIEKMSKSKNNGVDPQSMIDRFGADTVRLFMMFAAPPEQSLEWSDAGVEGAHRFLKRLWKLAHEHLAQGEPGHIVASELTETQRDLHRKTHETIKKCTDDIGRRTTFNTAIAAVMELTNAIAKFDDDSLQGLAVAREAIEACVLILSPITPHVCHTLWQALGHVEAAIDARWPSVDEKALERDSITLVVQINGKLRAQLVLPPDADRVTVECEALANENVQRHLEGKTIRKVIVVPGKLVNIVAS, encoded by the coding sequence ATGGATGCACAGTACTCCCCCTTCGAAGTCGAACGCAGCGCGCAGCAGTATTGGGAAAAGAACCGCTGCTTCAAAGCGGTGGAGGATGCCAACCGCGAGAAATTCTACTGCCTGAGCATGTTCCCCTACCCGAGCGGCAAGCTGCACATGGGGCACGTGCGCAACTACACCATCGGCGACGTGATCGCCCGTTTCCAGCGCATGCAGGGCAAGAACGTGCTCCAGCCGATGGGGTGGGACGCTTTCGGCATGCCGGCGGAGAATGCCGCGATCAAGCATCGCGTGCCGCCGGCCAAGTGGACCTACGACAACATCGACTACATGCGCACCCAGCTCAAGGCGCTCGGCTTCGCCTACGACTGGGACCGTGAACTCGCCACCTGCGACGTCGACTACTACCGCTGGGAACAGTGGTTCTTCGCCAAGCTGGTCGACAAGGGGCTGGTCTACAAGAAGAACTCCAGCGTCAACTGGGACCCGGTGGACCAGACCGTTCTGGCCAACGAGCAGGTGATCGACGGACGCGGCTGGCGCTCCGGCGCCAAGGTGGAGCGTCGTGAGATCCCGCTGTGGTTCTTGAAGATCACCGACTACGCAGAAGAGCTGCTCGCCGATCTCGACCAGGTCGCCTGGCCCGAGCAGGTCAAGACCATGCAGCGCAACTGGATCGGCAAGTCCAAGGGCGTGGAGCTCGATTTCGAGGTCGCCGAGGTCGCGGCCGAGCATTCCAAGCTCACCGTCTTCACCACCCGCCCCGACACACTGATGGGGGTCACCTACCTCGCGGTGGCCGCCGACCATCCGATCGCCCGGCTCGCCTCCGAGCTCGATCCCAAGCTGCTCGCCTTCCGCGAGGAGTGCCGTGCCGGTGGTACCTCCGAAGCCGACATGGCGACGATGGAGAAGAAAGGGCTGGATACCGGCTATCGCGCCCGCCATCCGCTGACCGGCAGGCAGGTGCCGATCTACGTCGCCAACTTCGTGCTGATGGAATACGGCACCGGCGCGGTGATGGCGGTGCCGGCGCACGACCAGCGAGACTGGGAGTTCGCCACCAAGTACGGTCTGCCTATCGAGCCGGTGATCAGCGATCTCGACGGCAACGTGCCTGACCTCAGCGAGGGCGCCTATACCGAACACGGCCAGCTGATCAACTCGGGCGAGTTCGACGAGATGCTGTTCGACGAAGCCTTCGACGCCATCGCCAAACGCCTCGAGAAAGAGGGGCGCGGCCGGGTGCGGATCAACTTCCGCCTGCGCGACTGGGGCGTCGCACGCCAGCGATACTGGGGCGCGCCGATTCCGGTCAAGTACGGCCCCGAAGGCCAGACCGTGGCCCTGACCGACGACGAGCTGCCGGTCCGGCTGCCCACCGAGGTGGAGATCGATGCCACCGGCTCGCCGCTCAAGCGGCTGCGCTCGTTCTACGAGCTCGGTGACGGCTGGACCCGCGAGACCGACACCTTCGACACCTTCATGGAGTCGTCCTGGTACTACGCCCGCTTCTGCTGCGCCGACAATATGGAAGCGATGCTCGATGAGCGCGCCCGCTACTGGCTGCCGGTCGATATCTACATCGGCGGCATCGAGCACGCGATCCTCCACCTGCTCTACGCACGCTTCTTCCACAAGCTGATGCGCGATTTCGGCCTGGTCGACTGCGACGAGCCGTTCCAGCGCCTGCTCACCCAGGGCATGGTGGTCGCCGAGACCTACTATCGCGAGGAGCCCAACGGCGCCAAGAGCTGGTTCAATCCACTCGAGGTCGAGGTGACCCGCGACGACAAGGGCCGCCCGGTATCCGCGGTGCTCGCAAGCGACGGCCAGCCGGTGGAGATGGCCGGCATCGAGAAGATGTCGAAGTCGAAGAACAACGGCGTCGATCCCCAGTCGATGATCGATCGCTTCGGCGCTGACACCGTGCGATTGTTCATGATGTTCGCCGCCCCGCCGGAACAGTCGCTGGAGTGGTCGGACGCCGGCGTCGAGGGTGCCCATCGCTTCCTCAAGCGGCTGTGGAAACTGGCCCACGAGCACCTGGCGCAGGGCGAGCCGGGGCACATCGTCGCCTCCGAGCTGACCGAGACGCAGCGGGACCTGCACCGCAAGACCCACGAGACGATCAAGAAATGCACCGACGATATCGGTCGGCGCACCACCTTCAACACCGCGATCGCCGCGGTGATGGAGCTGACCAACGCGATCGCCAAGTTCGATGACGACAGCCTTCAGGGGCTGGCGGTGGCGCGCGAGGCGATCGAGGCCTGCGTGCTGATCCTCTCCCCGATCACCCCGCATGTCTGCCATACCCTGTGGCAGGCGCTCGGGCACGTGGAAGCGGCGATCGACGCACGCTGGCCCAGCGTCGACGAGAAGGCACTCGAGCGCGACAGCATCACCCTGGTGGTGCAGATCAACGGCAAGCTGCGTGCCCAGCTGGTACTGCCACCGGATGCCGACCGGGTCACGGTCGAATGCGAGGCCCTGGCCAACGAGAACGTCCAGCGCCATCTCGAAGGCAAGACGATCCGCAAGGTGATCGTAGTGCCGGGCAAGCTGGTCAACATCGTCGCCTCCTGA
- a CDS encoding LPS-assembly lipoprotein LptE — MTLPSHSNRLGCRLRTGLLLAVFGASLALAGCGFQLRGTGNDSGPIMQHLLLQVADDTPQNELARELRRRLESAGVSIDPSARLQLNLGAANYSENQLGYGGSGGNQERELILRVPYSVQRVFDGAYLVDQQYVESRGSYSTSTSQLLQRDDERTQLRLRLAGDAAQQLIERMRALSASPLAEQQ; from the coding sequence TTGACGCTCCCTTCACACAGCAATCGCCTCGGGTGCAGGCTACGCACAGGCCTGCTGCTCGCCGTCTTCGGCGCCAGCCTGGCGCTGGCCGGCTGCGGTTTCCAGCTGCGTGGCACCGGCAATGATTCCGGGCCGATCATGCAGCACCTGCTGCTCCAGGTCGCCGACGACACGCCGCAGAACGAGCTCGCTCGCGAACTGCGCCGGCGCCTCGAAAGCGCCGGGGTCTCGATCGATCCCAGTGCGCGTCTGCAGCTCAACCTCGGTGCGGCCAACTACAGCGAGAACCAGCTCGGCTACGGTGGCTCGGGCGGCAACCAGGAGCGCGAGCTGATCCTGCGGGTGCCCTACTCGGTGCAGCGTGTCTTTGACGGCGCCTACCTGGTCGACCAGCAGTACGTCGAGAGCAGGGGCTCCTATAGCACCAGCACCAGCCAGCTGCTCCAGCGCGACGACGAACGTACCCAGCTGCGCCTGCGTCTGGCCGGCGATGCGGCCCAGCAGTTGATAGAGCGGATGCGGGCGCTTTCCGCCAGCCCGCTGGCCGAACAGCAGTGA